One Bacillus amyloliquefaciens DSM 7 = ATCC 23350 DNA window includes the following coding sequences:
- the ispF gene encoding 2-C-methyl-D-erythritol 2,4-cyclodiphosphate synthase yields the protein MFRIGQGFDVHQLTEGRPLIIGGIEIPYEKGLLGHSDADVLLHTVADACLGAVGEGDIGRHFPDTDPEFKDADSFKLLQHVWNIVKEKGYVLGNIDCTIIAQKPKMAPHIDAMRKRIAEGLEADVSQVNVKATTTEKLGFTGRAEGIAAQATVLIQKA from the coding sequence ATGTTTAGAATCGGACAAGGATTTGATGTGCATCAATTAACGGAAGGCCGTCCTCTCATCATCGGCGGAATTGAAATACCTTATGAAAAAGGGCTGCTCGGGCATTCTGATGCGGATGTATTGCTTCATACAGTCGCAGACGCGTGCCTTGGAGCGGTAGGTGAAGGAGATATCGGCAGGCATTTCCCGGATACTGATCCGGAATTCAAGGATGCGGATTCTTTTAAGCTGCTTCAGCATGTCTGGAATATTGTCAAAGAAAAAGGATATGTACTCGGAAATATAGACTGCACGATTATTGCGCAAAAGCCGAAAATGGCTCCGCATATTGATGCTATGAGAAAACGAATAGCGGAAGGTCTTGAGGCAGACGTCTCTCAAGTAAATGTAAAAGCGACAACGACAGAAAAGCTCGGGTTTACCGGAAGAGCCGAAGGAATTGCCGCTCAGGCGACCGTTCTGATCCAAAAAGCCTGA